The genomic DNA AGCCAGTTATTTCAGAACAAACAAGTACTGATAATGAAGTACAAAAATATgaagacgaagaaaaaagGGGAAATGTGCAAACAGAGAACATgatttctacaaatatttcacaaGAAACATCTCTAATTGTTAATGTAGAACGAAATGTATCAACGACCGAATCAGATAAAGGTAAAATAGGTTTGTGCcataattgtaatttatgtTCTTAATAAATTAGTGATAAATACATACCATTTCATTTACAGATcatttgtataaatatgtCGATAAagaattgttagaaatatatgtgaataataaaaaatttttagaaaattatgtaaaaatatttgatgaGTTTTTACAATCTCCAAGTATGAAAAAATTTAGATTTGAATGTCAAAAAGCAATAAATATACCTGTAAATGCAATATCTGGCATTAGTCAACAACATCTGACGGATAAATATGAAAGATTACATATTCTGCTTATGGGGAAATCTTGGCCAAATGTTAATGAACATCCACATGGGGcagatttttgtaaaaatattctagCTAAAAAATTAGTTGTAtgtaatttcatataaatCTTATATTTGTACCAAGTATTTTAAATTGTAACAGATTTCATATATAATCCATTTTAATAGAATCAAGGTGAGACGCTTGTTTCAAGTAAACCAAAGATGGCATTTCCCATCGCAGCTATAATCGTAGCTCTTTGGAGCGATCATTCCGATTTCGGAGATTTGCTTTTATCACATTTTTACAATGTTTGTCCGTTTACGGTTCCTATCTTTATGCCAAGGATGGTAGGACAATCGGATGatgattattataaattaatgggtTATAAATATGCTGAAGATGGCACAATTGAAAAGCATGataaatttttgaaaagaATGTCCGGTTTAATGAGACTGTATGCTTCTATTACTATCACGACTCAAAGGAAAGGAACTGCTAAAACTAATCCACATGGACTCCAAAATGCATGGCGATGGTTGGCTGCTATTTTAAATTTTGGTAATATAGACATCTAGAAAGTTACAGAAAATTGTATTGGAGTCTCagtaatattttgtaattttgtttcAGAACCGCGAAAGGAAATATCAGATCTTTGTGCAACTTTCTTATTGGATATGCTTGAAGTTGCTGGAAATACATTATGGATTGCTTATCCAAAACAATTCCATaagttgttaattttattgtcGGAAGAATATTATCCACGCATGAAAAATGTAGGATCTATCGGCAGTGGTCCATTGGTACGGCTTGAAGAATTTTTGAGAAATAGCTTAGCAAAAGGTTCTATATCTCCTCCTGATGGTCAACTTCCTCCAAATTTTTGGTGATGATAATACCACTGAatcaatttctttaatttctaattataaatttctgaCTGTTATCGATACTCGTAAAACATTATCGGATATTGCAAGAATTTTCTcgtgcaaaaatattttaaagtaatTTGTACATATGAAAGATCATTATTTGAATgtcatatttattaaactttcAATGTGTGAGGAAAGAATgcaaaaaaatgtaaaaataataagtgatgtatgtataattatgCATATGcctataaataatacaatacgAATAACATAATCTTAGTAGTATGGTACACTTGTAACTACAGATTTTACACCGTCGAGGTTGTATAATTTTTCAGAATTTGTGGCAAATCTAGTAATCCCAAAAGGAGCGAATCTATCTATCCATTCTCTGTCTtgatttatgtttagtaagtaagttgtaatttttcttttgagGACGTCTACAAATAtaatgaaaagtaaaaatcaTAATTCATTGCATAAAAGAATTATAGCATGAATGAAATACGTCCTATACATTTTTACGCCTAAAACTTTTATACCTGAAAGTGTTTTCTTTATCATGATGCGATAAGGTGGTAAAGGTCCTAAACttgttaaaatataaagtgAACTGATTCCTGGTAATGTGTTTTTGTGGCACTTAATAACAGGAGATTCTAAAATTCCAACTTCTGCTTGTTTTCCTGCAACCATTTGTAAAGCAGCAATCTGTGTATCAGCAtctgaaaattgaatttataattcgtttaatcatttttatagtatactgaaaataaaaagcaTGCTCTTAATGTAATGTACGAACCAAGCGTGTTGCCGAAAAAAGCTGGGCTTTCACCTTTCGTGTATAAGTAATTAAATAACAAGGCTGTTACTCcactatttttctttcgatctGGGAGAGAACATCTATGACCGCGAAGATCTgtaatatcctataaaaatCTTTCTCACATCAATATACTTATACTTTTATTTAGTTGTAACTACAATTGTATATTTGAATTTGATATTTACTTGTACGTGTAGCGCGTGGTCTGTAGCTACAACAACATCAGCATAAATGCACGATGAATTGTCTTTATTAAGATGATGTTCGAAACAGAAACTCACAGGTAGAAGTTCACCATCTTCCCAGTCTGCACTTGCTGATAAGATAgctgaaaaatatgaatttactctattatttaattaattacaactTATCAGTTTTTACATGCATTCCATACGTATTTATGTAGGTAGAATgataggaaagaaaagaattaacGAAAAAGTCGTTATACACtattacatataaaaattagattgagataataataataacataccAATATCCACAACTTCTTTTGCAACTGGTCTGTCACTTCTGGATTCATACAACAGTACTACAGGTTTTTCGGTAGCAACTTCGATTGCTTCTACAAGCACTTCGAATAAGCCAATTGGTAGCGAAGGTACAAGATGCGTTGTTAAAACAAGTGAACGTTCACTCAATAGCGGACTAGAAAGCGGAGGACATTTTCGAGGAACAGCAACATTCGAGGCTTTTTGAAAATCCTGAAAATACGTTAACAGTATTTGGTTACTTAAATGACTTAGTACGTATAAGAtctgtatattataaaaatattacgaaaATATTGACAAATATGATAAACACAAATCTATATAAAGGCTTAAATTTAGATTGTCTTTTACCATTCAAAAGAAAACGTCGCAATTATTAGTAAAATGATAAGTAATTATTATGATGCATTATATATGAAACTTACAAATTTATCGGCAATGGGAATCATTTTGTATTCTGGAACATTGGTTTGATGTAAAGTAATATCACTAAAACTTTTTGACTCTTTGTCCTCTGTTTTAAgtttttctactttaaattcaatattttttaattctgcGATTGTAGGCTTCATTTGCTGGTATTCTGATTTTGAAACTTCTgatcttttaatttctatttgcattttttcttgtttttcactttctttcaaatttttttgttttgtttcgaTTTCGTAACTGTCATTCATAATTTGACAATTTTCAAGAGAAAAGGTTGcgatatttattgattttttcCTATTTATCGAAGTATCTTTTGATTCCAAATGAACTTCACTCTGAAATAAGCTATCCTTCGATGTTTTTGTCATAGAAAACATTTTGTCgtatgattttatattttaatctgGCAAcaggaaatttttaaaaatgattaaagctacaaaatacaaaataaacaaaaataatatgaattaaGAAATAAGGTGAAATAAAGTACAGAAATGACAAAATAATGAGAATTTAGCGTAACTCACAGCAACGTTGACTTCGATGAAACTttcagtatatatatatttttattacaggcTCAAATAAAAAAGTTGTAAAAGGCGACTTTTACTATTTTCTTTGCGATTTTAaccaattataattttttaaaaattgtttttatatgtcatttaataaactaattcacctaatttctaaaaaaactCAAATCGTGTAGCccaattttaaaaaagttattctgTCTTAAGAACAGATGATTTTCAATGTGACCGATTcatgtatattttatgataacgcataatttaaaaaagaagtaTACGTATATTGTCAGCAATATGaatcaaatataaaacaaagttAGAAAAACATAGTggatgttataaatataataaatataacaataaatcgtgataaataaatatgtattaatgCTTCTTTAATAACGATCACGTAGgggaaaatttataaaatatgtacataaattTGATAAGGTTCCTGAAGAAAAATTGCcaacaaattattaatacatgccatataaaataatgtttacaATTAAGAAGtccattttttgttttactgtactgtaattaaattgtacgGTTTCGAATTGAAACATGTTTCGATTACATGGAATCTTATCGGTATTAGtttcttttcttaattatGATACAAAATAAGGCGGTGAAATTCCATGGTActtgtttttatataattcgTCAGAAGAACACATTTGTATATTTCCCTTATGAGCAATAATTATAATGATATTAGATTTGTAAATAGTGTACACATGAAGCTTTTTTGAATtaccataaatatttcttctataattttaaACGAGAACTAAAACGaaataggaaaaataaaataatccaattataaaatacatatatatacacatataatttaatataatataataattaattaattatatgtatacatataataatttacaacgaaagaagtttaaaaaaatctcggataataaaatttgtatgtatttttacataaaGTATCACCTCCTGCTTGcttatattatacgtataatacaACACATGATATATTGAAACAGTGTTTGTCAACATTGTATCTGATATTTTCATACATTTCAAAATTATAAGTGGCGAACCATATACAGTGATAAACAGAAGTATTAGCACAGACGAGATAAAACTCTATGTAAATCTCTAAAGcataatttttatcaaattcttttgaaaaatataatttttggtctaaagtttaaatatatatatatatatgtattacacctcgttattgttaagcAACTGTatgatagaaataaataatgtcTGTTGTTACAGAAGATTAGTTACTTTTAAGGTTTCAATTACTGTAAAATTGGCACGAAAATTGATTCTAGAATcgtattgaaaataatttcgtggaaaatgaaacgttatacGAATAAACTCCAGtctatattaatatcttttattttcttttatatagaattacTGTCCCTCCGATTGTATCATAAAAATACACATCGATGGTCATGCGCGTATTAATCTCGACAAGGTTCAATAATTCGATTCAATATAGTAGGTACTGATcaaatttttttgtatttcgatagaaaattacttatacggtatataaatatatatatgtactaatTGAAACTTACTCTCGTTTGCGCTACTATTAAATCAGTTAAATGGAATACACTGTATCGAGAGAATAGTTCAAGACGAAAACTGTGAAATGTTCACAGTGATGACAGAATAATGAGAATGTTACTTACATACTTGGAATGGTTTATGTTCATGCGACGAGTGTCGAGAGACGTCATGTATTCGTAGATAATCTTCAGTCGATTGCCGCGTGATGGCTGCGTGTTCCAAAGAAATGATGCCATTTTAGTGCAGGTTCCAGCGATACCGATGGGAGAACAAAGATATTGCACAGTTTCGCACTTTGCGAATTTCTGCTTCAAACTTTTCGTCCATGTTGTATCACAAACGATCTATGGTTGTATTAGATAGAATAGTTCACGATAAAAAGCAACCAGTAtgttttcttaaatttaagTCAATGTTTAACTTTCTTTAAActataatctttttatttaaaacaaatatatgcatgtatgtatatttaatttgattCCATTTATAAAAGGTacgtaatatttattataatataaaaaataagcaGTATTTTTCCATAAACTatataattaacaatatttttcaataaaaaattataagttTCAATTTATTCACTTTCACACAAATTcgattcttttaatataactTCTTGCAGGGATAAATGCTAATCATTTTAGCCATTAGTCATAAAAGATTAAGTATTTTTTAACATCCGCTATTAGTTTTGAAATACTTTTTCTCAGATTCATCTTAATTTTTCGTAAGACTCATTATCATGATTATCATTTCGTAAGACTATTATATCGTGATagttcaatatttttttttacactttCACGTTGTGCTTTGCCTTGCTTATAACAGAAGATGATTAATTTACCTCCAAAAACGTACTAATGAAGAATGAAACAATGGAACTGTAATAATTTAACGCTCACTTAACGAAAAATGCTTAAAAGCAATTGAATTCTCACATTCATGTTAGATGGAATCACAATATTATAGATGTATAATTTGTAGTCTAATCATTGGTatcattgtatatttttattgttcatTAATACAAcgtacaaatattttccaaataaacTATCTAGGAGATAATGCATTTTATATCAGAAAATGCTCTATTgaatttaaatacatataccGAAAGATAGTATACAGTGACGAGCAAAGGTGTAAACACGGTCCACTGATTTTATGTAAAAGGCAATAATACGACTAATTTTTCAAGTGATCGGTAAAGATTAAGTAATAGTAACTACAAGCTGCGTCTGATCAACGAAATGTAATAGTTCattttcattaacattaataatgtcatgaaatgcaaattactgcatgtttacaattttgcactttaattatactcgtcgaaTTATGGTTTCAACCTAGTACTTCATCCACTttcctttactttttttaatgCTTTTAATCTACGAGGCATACTgtcaattaaatttttaattatttgtggTTCAATATTGTACCATTCCTGTTGTGTTCTTCCCCATAATTCATGAACACCTGAAGGTggattattatattttgccAGCCTTCTTTTCAAAATGGACCACAAATTTTCGATCGGATTCATATCCGGACTTTGTGCTGGCCACTTCATCACagaaaaattttgattttctaGCCAGGTTTTAACTATTTTTGCAGTATGCTTATGATCCCCGTCTTGTTGAAATACTACTTCACGTTCATTGTATCCAAAGAATTAACTACAGAAGGTAAATTACTTTGTAGAATGGTCAAATAATGCTCTTTTCGCATTATACCTTCGATTCGAACTAAGGGACCAACACCTCTGTGAGTAAAGCAACCCCAACACATAATTGAGCCACCTCCAAACTTCATAGTTTGTTTTATACCACCTGGTTGATCATTATTCTCGGATGAAGTTCAATACCAGGACCTTCTGTCAGATTCGAATCtgttaatttttgtttcgtcactcCATATAACTCTTTTCCAATCTTCGGTCGTTTATTCTTTGTAGGTGTCCACTattcgtaataaatatttctgtttGAAAGAGCTGgtttactttctttttccttcgctcGTAAACTAATTCTCTTTAAAGAGCAACGAATGGTCCATTCGCTAGCACTTATTTCGATTTGCAGAGTAGCAATTTTTGCTGTTTTGTAACTATCCGACCGAATACAATGTGCAATTTCACGTGCTGCTCTATCCGAAATAAGTCGCGGTTTACCGTTTTGTGAAGAAATTGGTGCACTAACAtacttttttcttattcttgCAACTATCGTATGACTGACACTACATTTCTCTGCAATTTGCCGCAACGACAAACCTTTATCACACAAACAAATAATACTGTTCTTTTTATCTTCACTAAGTGGCTTCATCTTGGATTAAGCATATCAAACTGAAAAGTAATCTAACAATGGTGTGGAACAGTTGACTGCGAAACAGTGGACAATCAGTGCTTATTGACAGTTTCGTTTCCCTGACATTTACATGCTATCATAAACGTTTCTGACGAAACGTACAAAACTGTAGACATTGTTTCAAAacacaattattataaaatattctgtacattattaatgttaatgaaaatGAACTATTACATTTCGTTAGTCAGACGTAGCTTGTAGTTACTgttaccttttttttttttttttttattaacgtggaggaaatccgcacggacaccaggtcgcttctggggaaaagcggcgtggtagtgccggactccaaccgacttttttttttatgtttatgtttattaaGCCcaagatacaaattttttaaataccttTTGGTGTtcacaataaacggtgaatggactccaaccgactaaaacctccacgatgaCCGTCCCGGCTGCGATCGAGAGGGGCCCGGAAACCGGTGTGAGCGATACACCGGGCCCCAGTTACTGTTACCTAATCTTTACCGATCACTTGAAAAATTAGTCGTAGTATTGCCTTTTGCATAAAATCAGCGGAGTGTGTTTACACTTTTGCTCGTCActgtatatacacatatacgtatgtacaggGCGATCGGAAGTGATCTGTCACGAGCATCAGAGCGTTATTCTACACCTCCGCATTGTTTTTCACACATCACGAGGGTCAAAAATCTCAAAGGAACCATAGATCGCAATTCTTCTCTTGGAGAAGAAGTTCCATTATTTCTCGACACATTTTATTTGTAACGTACAGAGAAAAATAGCATCTACTGTTGCGCGTGGATACTCCAGATCTCCCGAAGATTACGTATTGACTTTAAACGATGAAAAAGTTGGTGAATCGGTCAATGATGTCTTTCATGATGATGATATTCACGTTTAATTgagttataaattataaagttGTAACCGACTTTTGCAGTCTCGCATATGTACATTTTGTAAAAGGCACTCGTTTTCATCGTTTAAACTCGCTCGATCCTAGTTTATAGACGGCAGATAAGTGGCCGGCGGCGGCAACCAACACTGACGCATACGCTATAGGCATAATTCACTGTAGTGGTACTAGCAGTTTTTCTTGTAAATATCTTGAAGACGAATCCATCCCTTCTGCATGTaggaaaaaattattcaaaatatccaaaaatcATTGAAATTGGAGGGTAGTTAATCTTTCTACAGATTCGCTCATAAAATAattcgactttgaattttaagCTCGAAGTCAAGTTCGCTGCTACTTTCTTTCGCAGATCTTCGCCGATCCAGAGGTTTAGAATGACGCTACGATGCTCATGACAAATCAGTTTCGAATATCCTGcacatatatgtgtatatgtatattcgagAATGTCACAT from Bombus huntii isolate Logan2020A chromosome 5, iyBomHunt1.1, whole genome shotgun sequence includes the following:
- the LOC126865570 gene encoding mRNA export factor GLE1 isoform X2, which encodes MNIIDNYKKIACHWQHMKENGKVIQKRMAMSRSHMAKERERKNKENYAYILAEERMAEQEEIRKRHERQKEVEEYRKEMKEKEELTKEIMILRNIYNQKNNDFKKYAMEHCNCMEHCKDKNSFAIILSSYDTKLEELHLQLKFIDEKIKIGEITPADLNIMVKLVQQIDEMLSIFKSEIDKINVRCEVNSTGAENTVHSHTTPLSDSQQAFSNSQAVHEPVISEQTSTDNEVQKYEDEEKRGNVQTENMISTNISQETSLIVNVERNVSTTESDKDHLYKYVDKELLEIYVNNKKFLENYVKIFDEFLQSPSMKKFRFECQKAINIPVNAISGISQQHLTDKYERLHILLMGKSWPNVNEHPHGADFCKNILAKKLVNQGETLVSSKPKMAFPIAAIIVALWSDHSDFGDLLLSHFYNVCPFTVPIFMPRMVGQSDDDYYKLMGYKYAEDGTIEKHDKFLKRMSGLMRLYASITITTQRKGTAKTNPHGLQNAWRWLAAILNFEPRKEISDLCATFLLDMLEVAGNTLWIAYPKQFHKLLILLSEEYYPRMKNVGSIGSGPLVRLEEFLRNSLAKGSISPPDGQLPPNFW
- the LOC126865580 gene encoding uncharacterized protein LOC126865580; translation: MFSMTKTSKDSLFQSEVHLESKDTSINRKKSINIATFSLENCQIMNDSYEIETKQKNLKESEKQEKMQIEIKRSEVSKSEYQQMKPTIAELKNIEFKVEKLKTEDKESKSFSDITLHQTNVPEYKMIPIADKFDFQKASNVAVPRKCPPLSSPLLSERSLVLTTHLVPSLPIGLFEVLVEAIEVATEKPVVLLYESRSDRPVAKEVVDIAILSASADWEDGELLPVSFCFEHHLNKDNSSCIYADVVVATDHALHVQDITDLRGHRCSLPDRKKNSGVTALLFNYLYTKGESPAFFGNTLDADTQIAALQMVAGKQAEVGILESPVIKCHKNTLPGISSLYILTSLGPLPPYRIMIKKTLSDVLKRKITTYLLNINQDREWIDRFAPFGITRFATNSEKLYNLDGVKSVVTSVPYY
- the LOC126865570 gene encoding mRNA export factor Gle1 isoform X1, which encodes MPHFVSTKDEIVQNMEDIASDFACLKISALQKASRISGEVDKITIGPDSIVNESESERSENIENERNSCNITVPQKSVCPQHKIYMQSGITFSVKKILLESEYQRKEEVQKKIACHWQHMKENGKVIQKRMAMSRSHMAKERERKNKENYAYILAEERMAEQEEIRKRHERQKEVEEYRKEMKEKEELTKEIMILRNIYNQKNNDFKKYAMEHCNCMEHCKDKNSFAIILSSYDTKLEELHLQLKFIDEKIKIGEITPADLNIMVKLVQQIDEMLSIFKSEIDKINVRCEVNSTGAENTVHSHTTPLSDSQQAFSNSQAVHEPVISEQTSTDNEVQKYEDEEKRGNVQTENMISTNISQETSLIVNVERNVSTTESDKDHLYKYVDKELLEIYVNNKKFLENYVKIFDEFLQSPSMKKFRFECQKAINIPVNAISGISQQHLTDKYERLHILLMGKSWPNVNEHPHGADFCKNILAKKLVNQGETLVSSKPKMAFPIAAIIVALWSDHSDFGDLLLSHFYNVCPFTVPIFMPRMVGQSDDDYYKLMGYKYAEDGTIEKHDKFLKRMSGLMRLYASITITTQRKGTAKTNPHGLQNAWRWLAAILNFEPRKEISDLCATFLLDMLEVAGNTLWIAYPKQFHKLLILLSEEYYPRMKNVGSIGSGPLVRLEEFLRNSLAKGSISPPDGQLPPNFW